One window of the Granulicella arctica genome contains the following:
- the sppA gene encoding signal peptide peptidase SppA has translation MPEDVAPQAPPPPPAYPRYYAAPPLGVPPRRSAWFYIASIGGSFALVILIVTGIIWAATRTADGGSIFSMNQIAIIDITGVILSADKIDTQLRTYADDDSIKAIILHIDSPGGAASPSQEIYHEVLRLRQEKHKKIVASIDSVGASGAYYIASACDRIYANQASVVGSIGVVMEWTNYGDLLRWAKLKNVTVSAGELKTAGDPSRDLTPKEQAYFQSLVDNMYGQFIHDVAFGRHTTEDKIHPLATGQVWTGQQAIPLGLIDKEGGLRIAIMDTAKDLGIAGEPSLVRSAKKETSLLSTLLSGGDDLFPNPGKLLQRAPGFYFLWK, from the coding sequence ATGCCGGAAGATGTCGCACCACAAGCTCCTCCTCCACCACCAGCGTATCCGCGTTACTATGCTGCTCCCCCGCTCGGCGTTCCTCCGCGCAGATCAGCCTGGTTTTATATCGCCTCTATCGGAGGCTCGTTCGCGCTCGTCATCCTCATCGTGACGGGAATCATCTGGGCCGCAACGCGCACTGCGGATGGCGGAAGCATCTTCAGCATGAACCAGATTGCAATCATCGACATCACGGGCGTGATTCTCTCCGCCGACAAGATCGACACGCAACTCCGCACCTACGCCGACGATGACTCCATCAAAGCCATCATCCTGCACATCGACTCGCCCGGAGGAGCAGCTTCGCCCTCGCAGGAGATCTATCACGAGGTCCTCCGACTTCGGCAGGAGAAGCACAAGAAGATCGTCGCCTCCATCGATTCCGTTGGCGCTTCCGGCGCATACTACATCGCTTCTGCCTGCGACAGGATCTACGCGAATCAGGCCTCAGTCGTCGGCTCCATCGGCGTCGTCATGGAATGGACTAATTACGGAGACCTCCTTCGCTGGGCCAAACTCAAGAACGTCACAGTCAGCGCCGGAGAACTGAAGACAGCAGGCGATCCGTCGCGCGATCTCACTCCGAAGGAGCAGGCTTACTTCCAGTCGCTGGTCGACAATATGTATGGCCAGTTCATCCACGACGTCGCCTTCGGTCGCCACACGACCGAAGACAAGATTCATCCGCTCGCAACCGGACAGGTCTGGACAGGGCAACAAGCGATTCCCCTCGGTCTGATCGACAAGGAAGGTGGTCTTCGCATCGCCATCATGGATACAGCAAAGGATCTTGGCATCGCGGGCGAGCCTTCGCTGGTCCGGTCTGCCAAGAAGGAGACCAGCCTGCTCTCAACGCTGCTCTCAGGCGGTGACGATCTCTTCCCGAACCCCGGCAAACTGCTCCAGCGCGCTCCAGGCTTCTACTTCCTCTGGAAATAG
- a CDS encoding dolichyl-phosphate beta-glucosyltransferase, with amino-acid sequence MAHPYLSIVIPAYNESARIESTLERVMECVESADWDAEVLVVDDGSTDDTPAIIRRWMERYPRLHLIHNPGNRGKGYSVRNGLLQAAGEIVMFTDADLSAPMEEASRLLDALDAGADVAIGSRWMDRTRQTIHQPLYRQFFGRCFNWITRTVMGLPFKDTQCGFKAFKRPAAQVIFRLQRIERWGFDPEILFIARKLKYRIVEVPVTWGHDERSRMSYLKDGMKMLEEMATIRGNSIAGRYDEDIAAMKDTSGMVTPPVEHTVKTPGIKPARQVPPTPLP; translated from the coding sequence ATGGCGCATCCATATCTGAGCATCGTAATCCCGGCATATAACGAGAGTGCTCGCATCGAGTCGACGCTTGAGCGCGTGATGGAGTGTGTCGAGAGTGCGGATTGGGATGCGGAAGTTCTGGTCGTCGATGACGGTTCGACGGACGATACTCCGGCGATCATTCGGCGATGGATGGAGCGATATCCTCGGCTTCACCTGATCCATAATCCGGGCAATCGTGGCAAGGGTTATTCGGTCCGCAATGGGCTTTTGCAGGCTGCGGGCGAGATTGTGATGTTCACGGATGCTGATCTTTCTGCGCCGATGGAAGAGGCATCGCGGCTTCTCGATGCGCTTGATGCAGGCGCAGATGTTGCAATTGGCTCGCGCTGGATGGACCGAACGAGGCAGACGATCCATCAGCCGCTGTATCGCCAGTTCTTTGGCCGCTGCTTTAATTGGATTACACGCACTGTGATGGGACTGCCGTTCAAAGATACGCAATGCGGGTTTAAGGCGTTCAAGCGGCCTGCGGCTCAGGTGATTTTTCGCTTGCAGCGGATCGAGCGATGGGGATTTGACCCGGAAATTCTATTTATTGCGCGCAAGCTGAAGTACAGGATTGTCGAGGTTCCGGTGACCTGGGGACACGATGAGCGCAGCCGCATGAGCTATCTGAAAGATGGCATGAAGATGCTTGAGGAGATGGCGACGATCCGCGGGAACTCGATTGCGGGACGGTATGACGAGGATATCGCCGCGATGAAGGACACCAGCGGGATGGTGACTCCTCCTGTGGAGCATACGGTGAAGACGCCCGGTATCAAGCCGGCGCGGCAGGTACCCCCCACCCCCCTACCTTAA
- a CDS encoding proline dehydrogenase family protein has protein sequence MRSFSERSTVGRKLSGRFVAGMTVEDALSACEAVNREGIAVSLDSLGESVAVESQARASAEIYHRLLDAIQAKGFNANVSAKLTQMGMDFDPALAERIMGEIMAHAAAANSFVRVDMEGSELTEPTLAMVERLHAQADMQGRVGAVLQSYLYRTEADTERCLGQGIRIRLCKGAYKEGPTVAFPEKTDVDANYLKLAKRMVASPVFCGMATHDEAIITEICRFVGEQGIAKSAFEFQMLYGVRRDLQRRLAAEGFGVRVYIPFGTEWYPYFMRRLAERPANVLFLAKNFFRN, from the coding sequence ATGCGGTCGTTCTCAGAGCGGTCTACGGTGGGGCGAAAGCTTTCCGGAAGGTTTGTAGCCGGGATGACGGTTGAGGACGCTTTGAGCGCCTGTGAGGCGGTGAATCGCGAGGGGATTGCGGTCTCGCTCGACTCGCTTGGAGAGAGCGTGGCGGTGGAGTCGCAGGCGCGGGCCTCGGCTGAGATCTACCATCGGCTGCTTGATGCGATTCAGGCTAAAGGTTTCAATGCCAATGTGAGCGCCAAGCTAACGCAGATGGGTATGGACTTTGATCCGGCTTTGGCAGAGCGAATCATGGGCGAGATTATGGCTCACGCAGCCGCCGCAAACAGCTTTGTGCGGGTGGATATGGAGGGCAGCGAGCTGACGGAACCAACGTTGGCCATGGTCGAGCGGCTTCATGCGCAGGCCGATATGCAGGGCCGGGTTGGGGCGGTCTTGCAATCGTATCTTTACCGGACTGAGGCAGACACGGAGCGATGTTTAGGACAGGGAATTCGCATCCGGCTGTGCAAGGGTGCGTATAAGGAAGGTCCGACGGTGGCGTTTCCGGAGAAAACTGACGTCGATGCGAACTATTTGAAGCTCGCAAAGCGAATGGTGGCTTCACCGGTGTTTTGTGGGATGGCTACGCACGATGAGGCGATCATTACGGAGATCTGCCGATTTGTTGGAGAGCAGGGGATCGCGAAGAGTGCGTTTGAGTTCCAGATGCTGTATGGGGTGAGGCGGGATCTGCAGAGGCGGCTTGCGGCGGAAGGTTTTGGGGTGAGGGTCTATATACCGTTTGGGACGGAGTGGTATCCGTACTTTATGCGGCGTCTGGCGGAGCGGCCGGCGAATGTGCTGTTTCTGGCGAAGAACTTCTTTCGGAACTAG
- a CDS encoding peroxiredoxin family protein, protein MKSLASILLLSLATSASIYAQSTSIDGTWKGTATVKGQQVPLTLQIDGKPAKLNAALRNGPESSPATTVALTGNHLVLTFNYFARTLDATLENGQLTGTFGLAAPGSPRFPLTLKPAPDSKPSDDDEAAINGDWEIAVKSAKGESAWQLRVNQPSGQPTHAVIQRIDGDTGSLFGTADPNAKTWQFSHFTAAGPALYTLASQPDGTLLVSNLLNPDQTNLVAHRPAEARKENLAEPTDPTQQTTVKDPAAPFRFSFPDINGKLVSNTDPQFEGKVVIIAIGGSWCPNCHDEAPFLESLYKRYHSRGLEIVNLSFEEADQLKDPTRLHAFIQRYGLTYTVLVAGEPEQLNEKITQAKGLNCWPTSFFLGRDGRVKEVHAGFAGPANPPAHEELQKNVTALVEQLLSDAVPTQNASR, encoded by the coding sequence ATGAAGAGTCTCGCCAGCATTCTGCTGCTCTCCCTCGCCACATCTGCTTCAATCTATGCCCAGTCCACGTCAATTGACGGAACATGGAAAGGTACCGCGACCGTCAAAGGTCAGCAGGTCCCGCTCACTCTCCAGATCGACGGCAAACCCGCCAAACTGAACGCTGCCTTGCGCAACGGCCCTGAGAGCAGTCCGGCAACGACAGTCGCTCTCACCGGCAACCACCTCGTTCTCACGTTTAACTACTTCGCACGCACCCTCGACGCCACCTTGGAAAACGGCCAACTTACCGGCACCTTCGGCCTCGCCGCCCCAGGCTCACCCCGCTTCCCCTTGACCCTCAAACCAGCCCCTGACTCAAAGCCCTCTGACGACGATGAGGCCGCCATCAACGGAGATTGGGAGATCGCCGTCAAGAGCGCCAAGGGCGAGTCAGCCTGGCAGCTCCGTGTCAACCAGCCCTCAGGTCAGCCGACCCACGCCGTCATCCAGCGCATCGACGGTGATACCGGCTCGCTCTTCGGCACCGCAGACCCCAACGCGAAGACCTGGCAATTCTCCCATTTCACAGCCGCCGGTCCAGCCCTCTACACCCTCGCATCGCAGCCGGATGGCACACTTCTCGTCAGCAACTTACTCAATCCTGACCAGACCAATCTCGTCGCCCACCGTCCCGCAGAAGCCCGTAAGGAAAATCTCGCCGAGCCCACCGATCCCACCCAGCAGACCACCGTCAAGGATCCAGCCGCTCCCTTCCGCTTCAGCTTTCCCGACATCAATGGCAAACTCGTCTCGAACACCGATCCCCAGTTCGAAGGTAAGGTCGTCATCATCGCCATCGGCGGATCGTGGTGCCCCAATTGCCACGACGAAGCGCCCTTCCTCGAGAGCCTTTACAAGCGCTACCACTCCCGCGGTCTCGAAATCGTCAACCTCTCCTTCGAGGAAGCTGACCAACTCAAAGATCCCACCCGTCTTCACGCCTTCATCCAGCGCTACGGTCTCACCTACACCGTCCTCGTCGCCGGTGAGCCAGAGCAGCTCAACGAGAAGATTACCCAGGCAAAGGGTCTCAACTGCTGGCCAACCTCCTTCTTCCTCGGCCGCGATGGCCGTGTCAAAGAGGTCCACGCAGGCTTCGCCGGTCCAGCCAATCCACCGGCCCACGAAGAGCTTCAGAAGAACGTAACCGCCCTCGTCGAGCAACTACTCTCCGACGCCGTCCCCACCCAGAACGCCAGCCGCTAA
- a CDS encoding B12-binding domain-containing radical SAM protein has translation MSVHLVNPSDNSFGTAVITPRWLFVLAAATPREVGDPILIDESIEQIVPESIAPGDIVGISVHTGNALRGYHVGRMARERGAWVVYGGIHATLFPEEAFERGEAHAVVKGDGDIAWGNVVRDCLAGNPGKIYDGGRIEGSQFLAARWDLMPPEKYMWASVQTIRGCPKHCSFCSVWRTDGQQPRQRQYQSVIDEIVDLRRIGFRFIALADDNFYPVTLTDLRLAREQGNTAKVEELMAIRTERFQLMAELAKLPKDMVFFTQITMEAGEDGEYLDAMRKANIKGALVGVEAVTPEGLKAVFKDFNYSGEALANQLQTFKKHGVHVLGSFIFGLPTDKPATFDATVEMALKAGVTFAQFVMMTPFPGTVDFARWEKEQAKAPEMVGDVPITRYWLIPTETRPKMFTPHPSMSSDEIRDRTQKVWDRFYDWGAVWKRSDCVPNLKARIAFIFLSKLYRQMYAGTGISTDSARRKKSKTTARWMAAQCKKLFQAKPMPELRSPTWDVSFTPSAMRPAFMRNNLQEQTSPFVVIPKR, from the coding sequence TTGAGCGTTCATCTTGTCAATCCAAGCGACAATTCTTTTGGAACTGCGGTCATCACGCCACGATGGCTGTTTGTACTGGCAGCAGCAACACCTCGCGAAGTCGGCGATCCGATCCTGATCGATGAGTCGATCGAGCAGATCGTACCGGAGAGCATTGCTCCCGGAGATATTGTTGGAATTAGTGTGCATACCGGTAATGCTCTGCGGGGCTACCATGTAGGCAGAATGGCGCGCGAGCGTGGGGCATGGGTGGTGTACGGCGGTATCCATGCGACCCTGTTTCCTGAAGAGGCCTTCGAGCGCGGTGAGGCTCATGCGGTTGTAAAGGGCGACGGCGATATTGCGTGGGGCAATGTTGTGCGGGATTGCCTTGCGGGAAATCCGGGCAAGATCTATGACGGCGGACGGATCGAAGGCAGCCAATTTCTGGCAGCGCGCTGGGACCTGATGCCGCCGGAGAAGTATATGTGGGCGTCGGTGCAGACGATTCGCGGATGCCCGAAGCATTGCTCCTTTTGCAGCGTCTGGCGGACGGATGGACAGCAGCCTCGTCAGCGGCAATACCAGAGCGTGATTGACGAGATTGTCGACCTGCGACGTATCGGTTTCCGGTTCATCGCGCTTGCAGATGACAACTTCTACCCGGTAACGCTGACGGACCTGCGGCTGGCGCGGGAGCAGGGCAATACGGCTAAGGTCGAAGAGCTGATGGCGATTCGGACGGAGCGCTTTCAGCTGATGGCAGAGCTTGCCAAGCTGCCGAAGGATATGGTGTTCTTCACGCAGATCACAATGGAGGCCGGTGAGGATGGCGAGTATCTCGACGCCATGCGGAAGGCCAACATTAAGGGCGCGCTGGTCGGTGTCGAGGCGGTGACACCTGAGGGGTTGAAGGCGGTGTTCAAGGACTTCAACTACTCCGGCGAGGCGCTGGCGAACCAGTTGCAGACGTTCAAAAAGCATGGAGTTCACGTGCTCGGCTCGTTCATCTTCGGACTGCCGACAGACAAGCCGGCTACGTTTGACGCCACTGTCGAGATGGCGCTGAAGGCGGGAGTGACCTTTGCGCAGTTCGTCATGATGACGCCATTCCCTGGCACGGTGGACTTTGCGCGCTGGGAGAAGGAGCAGGCGAAGGCCCCGGAGATGGTCGGCGATGTGCCGATTACGCGGTACTGGCTGATCCCGACGGAGACGCGGCCGAAGATGTTTACGCCGCATCCTTCGATGAGTTCGGATGAGATCCGGGATCGGACGCAGAAGGTCTGGGACCGGTTCTATGACTGGGGCGCGGTGTGGAAGCGGTCGGATTGCGTGCCGAATCTAAAGGCGCGGATCGCGTTCATCTTCCTCTCGAAGCTCTACCGGCAGATGTATGCGGGTACGGGCATTTCGACGGATAGCGCACGACGGAAGAAATCGAAGACGACGGCTCGATGGATGGCGGCGCAGTGCAAGAAGCTGTTCCAGGCGAAGCCGATGCCGGAGCTGCGGTCGCCGACCTGGGACGTGTCGTTCACACCGAGCGCAATGCGACCGGCGTTCATGAGAAATAATTTGCAGGAACAGACGAGTCCGTTTGTTGTGATTCCAAAGCGATAG
- a CDS encoding DUF3106 domain-containing protein — MAFFPPYRFARPAPRHIALVLTCALIFGTTSHAEPPGQSRPNFGQRPPAMNGRQPRAQQEHLAQWMDRHSNLPLNQQQQALESEPGFRDLPPQTQQRMRDRLIQLNNMPLDRRRRLLERTEEMEQLSPQQRQQVRGAMQQLSNLPVDRRRLVARAFRDIREMPVPQRQVVLNSDRLRSQFSDQERGTLGNLLAVEPYLPTQHTNEPPDIR, encoded by the coding sequence ATGGCATTCTTTCCCCCATACCGGTTTGCTCGCCCCGCGCCGCGACACATCGCGCTCGTGCTGACTTGCGCCCTCATCTTCGGTACAACTTCGCACGCCGAGCCTCCCGGCCAATCGCGACCCAACTTCGGTCAGCGTCCTCCAGCGATGAACGGCCGTCAGCCACGGGCCCAGCAGGAACACCTCGCCCAGTGGATGGATCGCCACAGCAATCTGCCTCTCAATCAGCAGCAGCAGGCACTTGAGAGTGAGCCCGGCTTCCGCGACCTTCCCCCGCAGACACAGCAACGCATGCGCGATCGCCTCATCCAGCTCAACAACATGCCGCTGGATCGTCGCCGCCGCCTGCTCGAACGCACCGAAGAGATGGAGCAGCTGAGCCCGCAACAGCGTCAGCAGGTTCGTGGAGCCATGCAGCAGCTCAGCAATTTGCCCGTCGATCGCCGCCGCCTCGTCGCCCGCGCCTTCCGCGATATCCGCGAGATGCCCGTGCCGCAGCGCCAGGTCGTGCTGAACTCCGACCGCCTGCGCTCACAGTTCTCTGATCAGGAGCGAGGCACCCTCGGCAACCTGCTCGCCGTCGAACCCTATCTCCCGACACAGCATACCAACGAACCGCCCGACATTCGATAG
- a CDS encoding RNA polymerase sigma factor encodes MPEPLPIPRVSRDDDRSQSPSDDTNSPEIPESPQHGDEDGVSEDMATLAIHPNILENVPASGLHRTSGDFAHMEDSDIMLALRAGDMAGFDHLIAKYRKPIIHFMYRMVHNQAVAEELAQEVFLRVYRSRETYRAEARFSTWLYRIATNLGVNHARDTRHERSASTVYLDEADSETGTTPDVADKTPGAESNLLRRERLNAIRQHVLALPERQRMAVLMHKYEGMDYHQIGDVLKLSESATKSLLFRAYQTLREKLKDFV; translated from the coding sequence ATGCCTGAACCACTTCCCATCCCTCGTGTCTCCCGTGACGACGACCGTTCGCAATCTCCAAGCGACGATACGAACTCACCGGAAATCCCCGAATCGCCGCAACATGGCGACGAAGATGGTGTTTCAGAAGATATGGCTACGCTGGCGATCCACCCAAACATCCTCGAAAATGTGCCGGCCTCCGGGCTCCATCGAACTTCGGGAGACTTCGCTCACATGGAAGATTCCGACATCATGCTGGCTCTCCGGGCCGGCGACATGGCCGGTTTCGACCATCTGATCGCGAAATACCGCAAGCCGATCATCCATTTCATGTACCGCATGGTCCACAATCAGGCCGTCGCCGAGGAGCTCGCCCAGGAGGTCTTCCTCCGCGTCTACCGATCCCGCGAAACCTATCGCGCCGAGGCCCGTTTTAGCACCTGGCTCTACCGCATCGCGACCAATCTCGGCGTCAACCATGCCCGCGATACTCGCCACGAGCGTTCAGCCTCAACGGTTTACCTCGACGAAGCCGACTCCGAGACCGGCACCACACCCGACGTCGCCGATAAGACCCCCGGTGCCGAGTCCAACCTGCTCCGCCGCGAACGCCTTAATGCCATCCGTCAGCATGTCCTCGCCCTTCCCGAGCGCCAGCGAATGGCCGTCCTCATGCACAAGTACGAAGGTATGGACTACCACCAGATCGGTGACGTTCTGAAACTCAGCGAATCCGCTACAAAATCACTCCTCTTCCGCGCCTATCAAACCCTGCGCGAGAAGCTCAAGGACTTCGTCTAA
- a CDS encoding tyrosine-type recombinase/integrase: MKHLAPATKAKYRNQLSCIFSHAARWELYRPTNGVNPISLVRQSSKRRSTPDLLTIDEIAVILSLIDPGPFRLMVLVASTTALRRSEVRGLKWMDVDTDRCWLSLKRGVVRMDTTNMKTEASRKGIPIMPQLAEALESWRRETAYNQDDDWVFASPYTDGIRAYWGESVMSHHILPAVKKAGIQKRVGWNTFRRSFASMMGSKGEDVKVVQELMRHASSRMTLDVYQQGAVEAKRLALNHSAGIFMH, encoded by the coding sequence ATGAAGCATTTAGCTCCTGCCACAAAAGCGAAGTACCGCAACCAGCTCTCCTGCATCTTCTCGCATGCTGCTCGATGGGAGTTGTACCGCCCTACCAATGGGGTCAACCCGATCAGCTTGGTACGTCAGAGTTCCAAACGAAGAAGCACGCCCGACCTCCTTACTATCGACGAGATTGCCGTCATCCTTTCGCTGATCGATCCGGGACCGTTTCGGCTCATGGTGCTTGTAGCCTCGACTACAGCTCTCCGTAGATCCGAAGTTCGAGGTTTGAAATGGATGGACGTTGACACGGATAGATGCTGGCTTTCGCTCAAGCGGGGAGTCGTTCGCATGGATACTACAAACATGAAGACGGAAGCGTCTAGAAAGGGCATTCCAATCATGCCGCAGTTGGCCGAAGCGCTTGAATCTTGGCGTCGCGAGACCGCCTATAACCAAGATGACGATTGGGTTTTCGCATCTCCCTACACCGACGGGATCCGCGCCTACTGGGGGGAATCAGTAATGAGCCATCACATCCTTCCCGCAGTGAAAAAGGCGGGCATCCAAAAGCGAGTAGGTTGGAACACCTTCAGGCGATCTTTCGCGTCCATGATGGGGTCGAAAGGGGAGGATGTGAAGGTTGTTCAAGAGCTGATGCGGCACGCATCTAGTCGCATGACCCTCGACGTATATCAACAAGGGGCCGTTGAGGCAAAGCGTCTTGCTCTCAACCACTCAGCGGGAATCTTCATGCACTAA
- a CDS encoding helix-turn-helix domain-containing protein yields MFTLNEGSQNSSVSILRDTPITSPTPRPTEVSSSVATTSERSRHVPAYVMGSSIQFEPLLKPAHAALLLGIHAKSLVKMARCQEVPGLRLGKHWRFRASDLNTYVTNKLNSACQPA; encoded by the coding sequence ATGTTCACCCTGAACGAAGGTAGTCAGAATAGTTCTGTGAGCATCCTCCGAGACACACCAATAACATCGCCAACACCGCGTCCAACAGAAGTTTCATCCTCCGTTGCTACCACCAGTGAAAGATCGCGACACGTGCCCGCCTACGTGATGGGCTCCTCAATTCAGTTCGAGCCACTTCTAAAGCCAGCTCACGCAGCTCTACTCCTCGGTATCCATGCCAAGAGCCTCGTGAAGATGGCACGGTGCCAGGAGGTTCCTGGACTTCGGCTTGGAAAGCACTGGCGGTTTCGCGCATCAGACTTGAACACTTACGTCACAAATAAGCTAAACTCAGCTTGCCAGCCCGCTTGA
- a CDS encoding phospholipase D-like domain-containing protein: MLTTAMLLADGVVVRVKSSRDLMHFKSYVIDGALLRTGSANWSPTGLKRQDNDVHYEVDSALAAQFELKFESMWNRASNATPASAMP; the protein is encoded by the coding sequence TTGTTGACGACAGCAATGCTGCTGGCGGACGGAGTGGTTGTTCGGGTCAAAAGCTCTCGCGATCTAATGCATTTCAAAAGCTATGTAATTGATGGAGCGCTTCTGCGTACAGGATCGGCCAACTGGTCACCGACTGGACTCAAGCGACAGGACAACGATGTGCACTATGAAGTCGACTCAGCCCTCGCAGCTCAGTTTGAGTTGAAGTTCGAATCCATGTGGAATCGAGCGTCGAATGCAACTCCAGCATCAGCCATGCCCTAG
- a CDS encoding alpha/beta fold hydrolase: MFVLVCLGIIPAAAHAQTTQPSASAQVPVQAATPLTRDIVAGYIADNQRITAPNGIEESVPVKINGITQWLLIRGSDKRNPVLLYLHGGPGTPFMPLAWTVEKPWEDFFTVVQWDQRGAGKTYAADDPNLVAPTMTIPQMMSDTAEVVRYLREHLHKRKIVVVGHSWGSILGVALAQHHPEWLYAYVGVGQYVNSQRNEEAGYKFALDQARLSKNTQAERELLAIAPYPGDLDHLGFDKIGVQRKWLTSFGGIVYGRHNQSFEDGVSTLSPAYSQHDLDAADEGTMFSVTHLLRPLLHVDYMSTTNFKCPVFVFEGRHDYATSHDLAYQWFTNVMAPSKDFVWFENSGHLVPEEEPGRFLYHLVHDVRPLAIKEGDAPPDDLKPLTQSGSN, encoded by the coding sequence TTGTTCGTTCTTGTGTGCCTCGGTATTATTCCCGCTGCGGCCCACGCTCAGACCACGCAGCCTTCAGCCTCCGCACAAGTCCCTGTTCAGGCAGCGACGCCCCTGACTCGGGATATAGTCGCTGGCTACATCGCGGACAATCAGCGCATCACCGCACCGAACGGTATTGAGGAGAGTGTTCCTGTAAAAATAAACGGCATAACGCAATGGCTGTTGATCCGGGGCAGCGACAAGCGAAATCCCGTGTTGCTCTACCTCCATGGTGGTCCTGGGACCCCGTTCATGCCATTGGCTTGGACAGTAGAAAAGCCCTGGGAAGATTTCTTTACCGTCGTGCAGTGGGATCAGCGAGGCGCGGGAAAGACCTACGCGGCAGACGACCCAAACCTCGTCGCTCCAACGATGACCATCCCGCAGATGATGAGCGACACGGCAGAGGTCGTCCGCTACCTCCGCGAACACCTGCACAAGCGAAAGATCGTCGTCGTCGGTCACTCTTGGGGAAGTATTTTGGGCGTAGCACTCGCGCAGCATCACCCCGAGTGGTTGTACGCCTACGTGGGAGTCGGCCAGTATGTGAACTCGCAACGCAATGAGGAGGCGGGGTACAAGTTTGCCTTGGATCAGGCACGTCTCAGCAAGAACACCCAGGCCGAGCGGGAGCTCCTTGCTATTGCGCCTTACCCAGGTGATCTCGATCATCTCGGCTTCGACAAGATCGGCGTGCAGCGTAAATGGCTCACCTCCTTCGGAGGGATTGTGTACGGACGCCACAACCAGTCCTTTGAAGACGGTGTGAGCACGCTTTCGCCCGCCTATAGTCAGCATGACCTTGACGCAGCGGACGAGGGCACAATGTTCTCGGTCACGCATCTTCTTCGGCCTCTGCTGCACGTTGACTACATGTCAACGACGAATTTCAAATGCCCGGTGTTTGTCTTCGAAGGCCGCCACGACTACGCCACCTCTCATGATCTTGCGTACCAATGGTTCACGAACGTCATGGCTCCAAGCAAAGATTTCGTGTGGTTTGAGAACTCAGGGCATCTTGTTCCGGAGGAGGAGCCGGGGCGTTTTCTGTACCACTTGGTGCACGATGTAAGGCCACTGGCAATCAAGGAGGGGGACGCTCCACCTGATGATCTCAAACCGCTCACCCAGTCCGGTTCGAATTGA
- a CDS encoding LexA family protein, with product MSLELVDWAADWPMVLPYFDGTVPAGFPSPAEDYLGTPLDLHDFLIENKAATFLMRVDGDSMKDAGILDGDLLVVDRAAHPENGCVVIVALIGEYTVKRLRCGRDCVWLEPANPLYKAVRVSLGEDLHVFGVVKHAIHTLR from the coding sequence ATGAGCCTGGAACTGGTGGATTGGGCCGCAGATTGGCCGATGGTGCTGCCGTACTTCGATGGAACCGTGCCTGCGGGGTTCCCAAGCCCGGCAGAAGACTATCTGGGAACGCCGCTCGATCTTCACGACTTCCTGATTGAGAACAAAGCAGCTACGTTCCTCATGCGCGTCGATGGCGACTCGATGAAGGACGCTGGGATACTCGACGGTGATCTCCTGGTCGTGGATCGGGCGGCACATCCTGAGAACGGCTGCGTGGTCATCGTCGCCCTCATTGGGGAGTACACGGTGAAACGCTTGCGTTGTGGACGGGACTGCGTTTGGCTCGAACCGGCGAATCCTCTCTACAAAGCTGTCCGTGTTTCCCTGGGTGAGGATCTGCACGTCTTCGGCGTTGTCAAACACGCTATTCACACCCTGCGCTAA